From the genome of Natrinema marinum:
GCGGAACGCCGACTCGTCGAACTCGTACTCGTCGCCGAGGAACTCGAGCAGCGTGTGGGTGTCACGCATCGCGTTCTTGAGACAGGTCGAGGCGCCCGGCGACGGCGTGATGTTGAAGATGATGTCGTCACCGACGATCTTGGCCTCGCCCATGTCAAGGGACTTGTTCTTCGTGTCGACGATCTGGGGTCGGACGCCGCCGTAGCCCTTCGCGCGCTCGATGTCGTCGAGTTCGACGCTCGGGACGACCTTCTGGACGTGCGGGAGGAACTGCTTCGGGCCGACCTCGGGGAGGTCGTAGACGAGGTTCCGGAGGACGTAGGGCAGCAGAATGCGGTCCGAGAGGATGTTGGCGTAGCTCAGGAACGCCGCCGCGTTCAGCCCGAAGACGTCGAGGAAGTCGGTGACGGTCGAGATGCGGCCGCGCTCGAGGGCCGGGACGAGCTTCGCGGTCGGGCCAAAGCGCGTGATGCTGTCGTCGTGGACGTCCGCGTCGCCGTGGACGGCCGCGAAGGGCAGCTTCTTCATCTGGAGCGTGTAGACCTTCCCGTTCAGGAGGTCGTCGGCGAGGAAGAAGCTCCCGGCGACGGGGAGCAAGACCTTGTCCTGGCCGTAGCCGAGTTCCTTCGCGATCTGGAGGCTGTGCGAGCCGGCGGCGACGACGGTCGCGTCGCAGTCGAACCGGCCGGCACTCGTTTCGATCGTGTAACCCTCGAGCGTCGGCGTGATATCTTTTACCTTCGTCCCGGTGAAAACGTCGACGTGGGCTTCCTCGCGTGCCTCATCAACAAACGATTTCGTCGTCTCGCCGTAGTCGACGACGTAGCCGTCGGAGGTCTGCAAGGCGAGCATATCCTTCGAGGGATCGCGGCCCTCGACGACCTTCGGCTCGATCTCGGCGATCTCCTCGCGGCCGATCGGCTCCAGCTTCGGGAAGAGGTCGCCGAAGCCTTCGTCGTCGTAGCGCTGCTCCAGCTTGTCGACTTCCTCGTCGCCGACACCGAGGACCATCTTGCTGCGCTTTGCGTGCATCTCCCGATCGGGGTCGTGGTTCTCGAGGTAGCCGGCGAGGAGCTCCGCACCCTCTTTGACCTCCTCGGCTTTCTCGAGGGTGTAGTTGGTCTCGATGTCCCCGAAGTGGAGGGTCTGAGAGTTGTTCGTGTGATGGGAGTTGATCGCCGCGATCTCGGCTTCCTTCTCGATCAGTGCGATGGATTCGATGTCGGTAAACTTCGCAGTGGTGTACAGGAGAGACGCACCACTGATTCCGCCACCGACGATAACGAGGTCATACTTGCCAGACATGGTGGTTCTGAAAGGGTGTCATCTGAACCGCTCGACTCCAGACAGATAACTCATCTTCTTTGCTGCCGATCCAGGCGATCAACGAACCGGCTATCGACGATCGCCGCCCGACTCGAGCGAGAGCCCCCGAAACAGGTCGACGATCCGTTCGCGATCCCGGGCCGGATCGACATCGAGGGCGGCCGCGAGCAGGTCCGCTCCGTCGGGGGCCTCGAGCGGGAGGAGACCCCCGGCCACGACGTACGCCTCACCGGCGGGCCAGACGGCCACGTGGGCTTCGGCGTCGATCGTCGCCGACGCGGTCTCACCGCTGGCGACATCGGTGTCGTCGGGCGCGTTCGCCGAATCGATCGGATACCCGACCTCGAGCACGGAGAGGTGGCCGACGGCCCCGTCCGGTCGGTCGATGTACTCGCTAGCGCGCTCTCCGCGGACCCCGATCCCGTCGTCCGCAAGGGTCTCGACGACACCCTCGCGGGCCTTCGGGGCGGCGACCTCGAGCGCCTCGGTCGGATCGAGGCCGATCGCCTCGAGCGAGGGGGCAATGCGCACGTCGACGGTGAACAGCGATCGGACCGGCACGTCGCCGTCTGCGCGGAGTCGCTCCGCGGCGTCGGCGGTCGGCCGGTGTTCGAAGACGCTCGTCTCGGCGGTGATCGTCGCCAGCGAGAGGGAACGGTCGTCGGTCCGGCGCGTGACGCGACGCCAGTCGTCGGTGATCGCCGGCGGGAGGTCGATGGCCATCGTCGCCGGGTACGCGACCGGGGTCGTTGAGGGTGGCGATTCACTGAAAGAGACGGCGGTCGAAGACGGTTTGCGGACTACGTATCCACAGGAACTTTTTGCCACTAGCTGTGCCAGAAGAGGATGGTATGTCAGACCAAGACAGCCGATATTTCGAGGAGCTGGATGTCGGTGAGGAGTTCGACTGCGGGAGTATCGACGTCGAGAAAGCGGAGATGCTCGAGTTCGCCGAGCGATACGACCCGCAACCGTTCCACGTCGACGAGGGGGCCGCGGCGGAATCGATGTACGGCGACCTCATCGCGAGCGGTTGGCTGACGTGCGCGCTCACGGCCCGGTTGCTGGTCACGGGCTACATGAACAGGAACGCCACGCTCGGCGGGAATGGGATGGACGAAGTTCGCTGGCACCAGCCCGTATACGCGGGGGATACTCTGTCGGTTCACGTCGAGCTGGTCGAAAAGGAGGCGGGGGACAATCCGACGTTCGGACACACGAGGGTAAAGATCACTACGACGAACCAGGACGACAGCATCGTGCTTACGATGTACGGCCTCGGACTGGTCGAAAAGCGCAACGCAGCGTGACCTTCCGGCGCTTCGGTTTGCGGTCCGCCCCGAGCGCAGAGATCGTAGCACCGATCGTTGGTAGCTGCTGGTGCTCAGTCCGCGCCCGACTCCTCGAAGTAGATCGCGCGGCGCTCGGCGGCCGCCGGCGACGTGACCTGCGAGACGACGACGGTGACGAGCAGACCAAGTCCCATGCCGACGAGGCCGGCCGTCCAGCCGAAATACGATCCCTGAAACACCGTCGTCACGAGGGCCGTGAGCGGCGTCGTGAATCCACCGACAACGGGAACGACGCTGAACAGTTCGATGAGGGTTACGAGCCACGTTACGAACAGGGTCACGAGATAGAAGCCCTGACTCACGAGGACGCCCGCGGTGATCCCGGCTCGAGTGGTCCCCCGCCAGTAGAGCGCGAGCAGGACTGGGAGGGCGAGCTGGGCGAATCCGCTAAAGGCAGCGTCACCGATCTCGAACAGCGTCGCGGGCTGAAACAGGCTGGCGACGAACGCCGCGGTGGCGAAGGCCGCAACACCGCCGCGGGCCAGCAGATCTTCACGGCGATCGGAGAGGTCCCGTTCGACGAACGGGCGGTAGAGATCGCGCGTCATATACGACGACCCGGAGAGCAGCATCGAGTCCGAGGAGGACATCATCGCGGCCATCGCGCCCGCGATGACGAGCGCGGCGAACCAGACCGGCGTGTACTCGGCGAGGACGGCCGGGAGGATGTTTCCGCTCTCGGGCATCGCGACGCCGAGGCCGGCGGCCCACGCGCCGAGCATGAACGCCGGGACGAACAGGAGGACACAGAGGATCGGCCAGAGGGCGAGCGAGCGTTTGATGACGGTCCGAGAGCCCGCCGCGAAGAATCGTTGGTTAACCTGCGGGAACATCGCGACGCCGAAGCCGATCGTGATCGCCGTCGACAGGATCCACGGGACCGTGTAGACGCCGCCGCCGAGCGAGAGGTAGCCGGCGGTGTCGGGGTTGGCGGCGAGCGCCTCGGTCGCCGCGCCGGGGCCGCCCACGGCCGCGAGGACCCACAGCAGCGCGACCCAGGTCGTGACCAGCATGAACGCGCCCTGCAGCGTGTCGGTCCAGGCGACCCCGCGCATTCCGGCGGCAACGACGTAGAGGATCATGAACACGGTGATCAGCCCGGCTCCCGCGGCGTAGGAGATCGCGCCGTTGGTCAGCGCCTCGAGGGCGGTGCCGGCCCCGACCTGCTGGAGCATGACGTAGGGGAAGAGCCACACCAGACTGACGCCGGCGACGAGCCCACGCAGGTACCGCGAGCCGAAGCGGTCGCCGAGCATTTCGCCGAGCGTGACGTAGCCGTATCGCTGGCCCAGCAGCCACTGCTTGTAGCCGATGACGTACCAGAGGATGGCGAAGATGACCCCGTCCATCAGCCCCATGACGAGAATCCACTCGGGGCCCTGCGCGTAGGCGATGTTCGGTCCCGCGAAGAAGGTAAACGCCGACAGGAGCGTCGCGAAGGTCGTGAACAGCAAGACGACCGTCCCGAGAGTGCGACTCGCGAGGTAGAAATCCTCGGCGGTGCGGTCGGTCAGCCGGTAGGCGACCAGCCCGACCGCGAGCGCGATCAGGAGATAGCCGACGATGATCGACAGCTGAATCGCGA
Proteins encoded in this window:
- a CDS encoding FAD-dependent oxidoreductase, with the translated sequence MSGKYDLVIVGGGISGASLLYTTAKFTDIESIALIEKEAEIAAINSHHTNNSQTLHFGDIETNYTLEKAEEVKEGAELLAGYLENHDPDREMHAKRSKMVLGVGDEEVDKLEQRYDDEGFGDLFPKLEPIGREEIAEIEPKVVEGRDPSKDMLALQTSDGYVVDYGETTKSFVDEAREEAHVDVFTGTKVKDITPTLEGYTIETSAGRFDCDATVVAAGSHSLQIAKELGYGQDKVLLPVAGSFFLADDLLNGKVYTLQMKKLPFAAVHGDADVHDDSITRFGPTAKLVPALERGRISTVTDFLDVFGLNAAAFLSYANILSDRILLPYVLRNLVYDLPEVGPKQFLPHVQKVVPSVELDDIERAKGYGGVRPQIVDTKNKSLDMGEAKIVGDDIIFNITPSPGASTCLKNAMRDTHTLLEFLGDEYEFDESAFREETIGNFPRAN
- a CDS encoding MaoC/PaaZ C-terminal domain-containing protein; the encoded protein is MSDQDSRYFEELDVGEEFDCGSIDVEKAEMLEFAERYDPQPFHVDEGAAAESMYGDLIASGWLTCALTARLLVTGYMNRNATLGGNGMDEVRWHQPVYAGDTLSVHVELVEKEAGDNPTFGHTRVKITTTNQDDSIVLTMYGLGLVEKRNAA
- a CDS encoding sodium:solute symporter family protein — translated: MNAVAIQLSIIVGYLLIALAVGLVAYRLTDRTAEDFYLASRTLGTVVLLFTTFATLLSAFTFFAGPNIAYAQGPEWILVMGLMDGVIFAILWYVIGYKQWLLGQRYGYVTLGEMLGDRFGSRYLRGLVAGVSLVWLFPYVMLQQVGAGTALEALTNGAISYAAGAGLITVFMILYVVAAGMRGVAWTDTLQGAFMLVTTWVALLWVLAAVGGPGAATEALAANPDTAGYLSLGGGVYTVPWILSTAITIGFGVAMFPQVNQRFFAAGSRTVIKRSLALWPILCVLLFVPAFMLGAWAAGLGVAMPESGNILPAVLAEYTPVWFAALVIAGAMAAMMSSSDSMLLSGSSYMTRDLYRPFVERDLSDRREDLLARGGVAAFATAAFVASLFQPATLFEIGDAAFSGFAQLALPVLLALYWRGTTRAGITAGVLVSQGFYLVTLFVTWLVTLIELFSVVPVVGGFTTPLTALVTTVFQGSYFGWTAGLVGMGLGLLVTVVVSQVTSPAAAERRAIYFEESGAD